From Salvia splendens isolate huo1 chromosome 16, SspV2, whole genome shotgun sequence, a single genomic window includes:
- the LOC121771873 gene encoding uncharacterized protein LOC121771873: MNLNPSQESAIGFINSIPILKGNTYASWRSKVLIGLGIANLDYALRTEQPAPLTDESSDEDKRNFERWEHSNRMSLMIMQHAIPENFRGTVSKEATAKEFLEAIDMNFASNEKAETASLMHKLVTMRYNGRGEIREHIMEMSNTASKLTTLNLTISDDQLVHLVMISLPHQFDHFKVSYNTVKDKWSLNELISHCVQEEERLKQSKTESAHLATSYRGKRGKDKGKRILSEFAKGKRILPDSSRNVAGPSAK; the protein is encoded by the coding sequence CTATGCATCGTGGAGAAGCAAGGTATTGATTGGTTTGGGGATTGCAAATTTAGACTATGCACTTCGAACGGAGCAACCCGCCCCTCTTACTGATGAAAGTTCCGATGAGGATAAACGGAATTTTGAGAGGTGGGAACACTCCAATCGCATGAGTCTTATGATTATGCAACATGCTATCCCTGAAAACTTTCGTGGTACTGTCTCGAAAGAAGCAACTGCTAAGGAATTCCTCGAGGCCATTGATATGAATTTCGCAAGCAATGAAAAGGCCGAAACGGCTTCATTGATGCATAAACTTGTGACTATGAGGTATAATGGCCGAGGAGAAATTCGGGAGCACATTATGGAAATGTCAAACACTGCTTCAAAGCTTACGACACTTAATTTGACGATCAGTGATGATCAACTAGTGCATTTGGTTATGATATCTCTTCCTCATCAATTTGATCACttcaaagttagttacaataCTGTGAAGGATAAATGGTCATTGAATGAGTTAATTTCTCATTGTGTTCAAGAGGAAGAGAGGTTGAAGCAAAGTAAGACGGAAAGTGCTCACTTAGCAACAAGCTATAGGGGGAAACGAGGAAAGGACAAGGGAAAGAGGATTCTTTCCGAGTTCGCTAAGGGGAAGAGGATTCTTCCCGATTCCTCCAGAAATGTTGCGGGTCCATCTGCAAAATAG